The following are from one region of the Polynucleobacter sp. MWH-CaK5 genome:
- a CDS encoding NADH-quinone oxidoreductase subunit A, with translation MNLEAYFPVLLFILVGIGVGLVPMGLGKLLGANKPDAEKISPYECGFDAYEDARMKFDVRYYLIAILFILFDLETAFLFPWGVALSEIGWPGYVSMLIFLLEFVIGFAYIWKKGALNWE, from the coding sequence TTGAACTTAGAAGCTTATTTTCCCGTTTTACTATTCATCCTGGTGGGGATTGGTGTTGGTCTCGTGCCCATGGGCCTAGGTAAATTGCTCGGAGCGAACAAGCCCGACGCTGAAAAAATCTCCCCTTACGAGTGCGGATTTGACGCATATGAAGATGCGCGCATGAAATTCGATGTGCGTTACTACTTGATCGCCATTCTTTTTATCCTATTCGATCTAGAAACAGCATTTTTATTCCCTTGGGGCGTGGCTTTGTCTGAAATTGGTTGGCCTGGCTACGTATCGATGCTGATTTTTTTGTTGGAATTCGTGATTGGTTTTGCCTACATCTGGAAGAAGGGCGCCCTTAACTGGGAGTGA
- a CDS encoding NADH-quinone oxidoreductase subunit B family protein produces MAIEGILKEGFVTTSADKLINWTRTGSLWPMTFGLACCAVEMMHAGASRYDLDRFGVVFRPSPRQSDLMIVAGTLCNKMAPALRKVYDQMPEPRWVISMGSCANGGGYYHYSYSVVRGCDRIVPVDVYVPGCPPTAEALMYGIIQLQAKIKRTSTIARKA; encoded by the coding sequence ATGGCTATTGAAGGTATCTTAAAAGAAGGTTTTGTCACAACATCGGCTGATAAGCTCATTAACTGGACGAGAACAGGTTCTCTTTGGCCGATGACTTTTGGTTTGGCCTGTTGTGCGGTTGAAATGATGCACGCCGGTGCATCACGTTATGACTTGGACCGTTTTGGTGTTGTGTTCAGACCATCACCGCGTCAATCTGATTTGATGATCGTTGCTGGTACTTTGTGTAACAAGATGGCACCAGCTTTGCGCAAGGTGTATGACCAGATGCCTGAGCCACGTTGGGTGATCTCGATGGGATCATGCGCTAACGGCGGTGGTTACTACCATTACTCTTATTCTGTGGTTCGCGGTTGCGACCGCATCGTTCCTGTGGATGTTTATGTTCCTGGGTGTCCTCCAACTGCTGAAGCTTTGATGTACGGCATCATTCAATTGCAAGCCAAGATCAAGCGCACCAGCACGATTGCGAGAAAGGCCTGA
- the secG gene encoding preprotein translocase subunit SecG encodes MELLKTILVVLQIISAVGVIALVLIQQGKGADMGAAFGGGSSGGLFGAAGSANFLSRVTAVLATIFFLSTLGITLFGSTKSQNAGVLSGTSAPVAVPAAEVPAPATAAPGSPVAPVTGTGQSVPK; translated from the coding sequence ATGGAATTGTTAAAGACTATATTGGTTGTGTTGCAAATCATTTCTGCAGTGGGTGTGATTGCATTGGTTCTCATTCAGCAGGGTAAGGGCGCCGATATGGGCGCAGCCTTTGGTGGTGGTTCTTCAGGCGGCTTGTTTGGCGCTGCAGGTTCAGCCAACTTCTTGTCTCGTGTGACAGCTGTTTTGGCCACAATATTTTTCTTGTCTACTTTGGGTATTACCTTATTTGGTTCAACCAAGTCACAAAACGCAGGTGTTTTATCAGGCACCAGCGCTCCTGTGGCAGTCCCAGCTGCTGAAGTTCCAGCGCCAGCAACAGCTGCGCCAGGTTCACCAGTTGCTCCTGTGACCGGAACTGGTCAAAGTGTTCCAAAATAA
- the nuoH gene encoding NADH-quinone oxidoreductase subunit NuoH — protein sequence MTDFIQTINTHGLALFGEMAWPIVWTLIKIVTIVLPMFGCVAYLTLWERKLIGWMHVRLGPNRVGPLGLLQPIADALKLLLKEVIIPSKASKVLYIVAPVMVIAPAFAAWAVVPFQADMVLANVNAGLLYVMAITSVGVYGVILAGWASNSKYAFLGAMRASAQMVSYEIAMGFALAAVLVVSGTLNLSDIVKSQQTGYFASMGLNFLSWNWLPLLPMFLIYFISGVAELNRHPFDVVEGESEIVAGHMIEYSGMAFAMFFLAEYANMILIAALTSILFFGGWAPIVDLPILRDIPGIFWLVAKTFFFLSCFIWLRASFPRYRYDQLMRLGWKVFIPISIFWILLVGAWVLSPWNIWK from the coding sequence ATGACCGACTTTATTCAAACAATCAATACACACGGTTTAGCTCTGTTCGGTGAGATGGCTTGGCCCATCGTTTGGACTTTGATCAAAATTGTGACCATCGTTCTTCCGATGTTTGGTTGCGTGGCTTATTTGACTTTGTGGGAACGTAAATTAATTGGTTGGATGCACGTTCGTTTAGGCCCTAATCGTGTGGGTCCTTTGGGTTTATTGCAACCAATCGCTGATGCACTGAAGTTATTGCTCAAAGAAGTGATTATTCCAAGCAAGGCCAGCAAGGTCTTGTACATCGTCGCTCCCGTGATGGTGATTGCTCCTGCATTTGCTGCTTGGGCTGTGGTGCCGTTCCAGGCAGACATGGTGTTAGCCAATGTGAACGCTGGTTTGTTGTACGTGATGGCCATTACATCTGTTGGTGTTTATGGCGTGATCTTGGCTGGTTGGGCATCCAACTCTAAATATGCATTCTTGGGCGCGATGCGTGCCTCGGCGCAAATGGTTTCATATGAAATCGCGATGGGTTTTGCGCTTGCTGCTGTTTTAGTTGTTTCTGGCACTTTGAATTTAAGCGACATCGTGAAGTCTCAGCAAACAGGTTACTTTGCTAGCATGGGCTTGAACTTCTTATCTTGGAACTGGTTGCCGTTGTTGCCAATGTTCTTGATTTACTTTATTTCAGGCGTTGCTGAATTGAACCGCCACCCATTTGACGTTGTTGAGGGTGAGTCTGAGATTGTTGCTGGTCACATGATTGAATACTCAGGCATGGCCTTTGCGATGTTCTTCTTGGCGGAATACGCCAACATGATTTTGATCGCTGCTTTGACTTCTATTTTGTTCTTTGGTGGTTGGGCTCCGATTGTTGACTTGCCAATTCTGCGCGACATCCCAGGTATTTTCTGGTTGGTTGCTAAGACATTCTTCTTCTTATCTTGTTTTATTTGGTTGCGTGCGTCATTCCCACGTTATCGTTATGACCAGCTCATGCGTTTGGGTTGGAAAGTATTTATTCCCATCTCGATCTTCTGGATCTTGTTGGTCGGTGCTTGGGTCTTGTCACCCTGGAATATTTGGAAATAA
- the nuoK gene encoding NADH-quinone oxidoreductase subunit NuoK, with protein MTITLAHYLVLAAILFAIGVVGIFLNRKNIIVLLMSLELMLLAVNLNFIAFSHYLGDMAGQVFVFFILTVAAAEAAIGLAILVTMFRKLDTIHAEDLGQLKG; from the coding sequence ATGACAATCACCTTAGCTCATTACTTAGTGTTGGCTGCCATTTTGTTTGCCATTGGCGTGGTTGGCATTTTCTTGAATCGCAAGAACATCATTGTTTTGTTGATGTCTTTGGAATTGATGTTGTTGGCTGTTAATTTGAACTTCATTGCCTTCTCTCACTATCTTGGAGATATGGCTGGTCAAGTATTCGTATTCTTTATTTTGACAGTGGCAGCTGCTGAAGCAGCCATTGGCTTGGCAATTTTGGTCACGATGTTCCGTAAGCTGGACACAATCCATGCTGAAGACCTCGGACAACTGAAGGGTTAA
- a CDS encoding NADH-quinone oxidoreductase subunit C, with translation MSDTLSVLKERLEKVLGKKVSRLHEALGELTLVVRAEDYLEVAKTLRDEPSLGFDQLMDLCGVDYSEYDNATWEGPRFAAVSHLLSVKHNWRLRLRVFAPVDHFPLVASVTPIWNSANWFEREAFDLFGILFEGHDDLRRILTDYGFIGHPFRKDFPISGNVEMRYDPEQKRVIYQPVTIDPREVTPRVIREESYGS, from the coding sequence ATGTCAGACACTCTATCCGTGCTTAAAGAGCGCTTAGAAAAAGTATTGGGCAAAAAAGTTTCTCGTTTGCACGAGGCTCTTGGTGAACTCACTCTGGTAGTACGTGCAGAAGATTATTTAGAAGTAGCAAAGACTTTGAGAGATGAGCCAAGTTTAGGCTTTGATCAGTTGATGGACCTTTGTGGCGTTGATTACAGTGAGTACGACAACGCAACATGGGAAGGCCCTCGTTTTGCTGCTGTGAGTCACCTATTGTCAGTGAAACACAATTGGCGTTTGCGTCTTCGTGTGTTTGCGCCGGTCGATCATTTTCCATTGGTAGCGTCTGTGACGCCGATCTGGAATTCAGCCAACTGGTTTGAGCGTGAAGCATTCGACTTGTTCGGCATCTTGTTTGAAGGTCACGATGATTTGCGCCGCATCTTGACGGACTATGGCTTCATCGGTCATCCGTTCAGAAAAGATTTCCCGATCTCTGGCAACGTAGAAATGCGTTACGACCCAGAGCAAAAGAGAGTTATTTATCAACCTGTCACGATTGATCCTCGCGAGGTAACTCCTCGAGTGATTCGCGAAGAAAGCTACGGTTCTTAA
- a CDS encoding NADH-quinone oxidoreductase subunit D: protein MADIKNYTLNFGPQHPAAHGVLRLVLELDGEVIQRSDPHIGLLHRATEKLAETRTWVQNVPYMDRLDYVSMMANEHAYVMAIEKLLQIEVPERAQYIRVMFDEITRLLNHLLWIGCHGLDVGAMAVFLYAFREREDLFDMYEAVSGARMHAAYYRPGGVYRDLPDTMPQYLANKIRGEKAVKKLNENRQGSLLDFIEDFTTRFPKYVDEYETLLTDNRIWKQRLVGIGVVSPERALQLGFTGAMLRGSGIEWDLRKKQPYEVYSKLDFDIPVGVNGDSYDRYLVRVEEMRQSNKIIQQCVKWLRANPGPVMSDNHKVTSPKRVDMKFNMEELIHHFKLFTEGIHVPAGEAYAAVEHPKGEFGIYAISDGANKPYRLKIRAPGFVHLSALDEMAKGHMLADAVTIIGTQDIVFGEIDR from the coding sequence ATGGCTGATATTAAAAATTACACCCTTAACTTTGGTCCACAGCATCCTGCCGCGCACGGTGTGTTGCGTTTGGTTTTGGAGTTAGATGGTGAAGTGATTCAGCGCTCAGATCCACACATTGGTTTGTTGCATCGCGCTACTGAGAAATTAGCTGAAACCAGAACTTGGGTACAAAACGTTCCATACATGGATCGTTTGGACTACGTTTCAATGATGGCCAATGAGCACGCTTATGTGATGGCTATTGAAAAGCTATTGCAAATTGAAGTGCCAGAGCGTGCGCAATACATCCGTGTGATGTTTGATGAGATCACACGCTTGCTAAATCATTTATTGTGGATTGGTTGTCATGGCCTAGACGTCGGCGCTATGGCGGTGTTCTTGTACGCCTTCCGTGAACGTGAAGATTTGTTTGATATGTACGAAGCCGTTTCTGGTGCCCGTATGCATGCTGCCTACTATCGTCCAGGTGGTGTATACCGTGACTTGCCAGACACCATGCCTCAGTACTTGGCCAATAAGATTCGTGGCGAAAAAGCTGTGAAGAAATTGAATGAAAACCGCCAAGGTTCTTTGTTGGATTTCATTGAAGATTTCACCACCAGATTTCCAAAGTATGTTGATGAGTACGAGACTCTCTTAACGGACAACCGTATTTGGAAGCAACGTTTGGTAGGTATTGGTGTGGTTTCACCAGAACGTGCTTTGCAACTTGGTTTCACTGGTGCGATGTTGCGTGGTTCAGGTATTGAATGGGATTTGCGTAAAAAGCAACCGTATGAGGTTTACAGCAAATTAGATTTTGATATTCCAGTGGGCGTTAACGGTGACTCTTACGATCGTTACTTGGTTCGCGTTGAAGAAATGCGCCAGTCCAACAAAATCATTCAGCAGTGCGTTAAGTGGTTAAGAGCTAATCCTGGTCCAGTAATGAGCGATAACCACAAAGTCACAAGTCCAAAACGTGTGGACATGAAGTTCAACATGGAAGAATTGATTCACCACTTCAAACTGTTCACTGAAGGCATTCACGTGCCGGCAGGTGAGGCTTACGCTGCCGTTGAACATCCAAAAGGTGAGTTTGGTATTTATGCAATTTCTGATGGCGCTAACAAACCATACCGTTTGAAGATCCGCGCTCCAGGCTTTGTGCATTTATCAGCTTTAGATGAAATGGCAAAAGGCCACATGTTGGCTGATGCTGTAACGATTATTGGTACGCAGGACATTGTGTTCGGCGAGATTGACCGCTAA
- the nuoE gene encoding NADH-quinone oxidoreductase subunit NuoE — protein sequence MFSPQARAEINRNIAKYPADQKQSAVMAALVVAQDQYGWVTPESIEEIAAILEMPPIAVQEVATFYNMYDTKPVGKFKLAVCTNLPCELSGGTRAGEYLKKKLGIDYNETTPCGTFTLKEGECMGACGDAPVAIVNNKTMCSFMSNDKLDALIDELKAKANSNVNAAGGAA from the coding sequence ATGTTTTCCCCACAAGCTCGCGCTGAAATCAATCGCAATATTGCAAAGTATCCGGCTGATCAAAAACAGTCTGCTGTGATGGCCGCATTGGTGGTTGCTCAAGATCAATACGGTTGGGTCACGCCTGAGTCAATCGAAGAAATTGCTGCCATTTTAGAAATGCCACCGATTGCTGTTCAGGAAGTTGCAACGTTTTACAACATGTACGACACCAAGCCTGTTGGTAAATTCAAATTAGCTGTTTGCACTAATTTGCCATGTGAACTATCTGGCGGCACTCGTGCAGGTGAGTACTTGAAGAAGAAGTTGGGTATTGATTACAACGAGACCACGCCTTGTGGCACTTTCACTTTAAAAGAGGGTGAGTGCATGGGGGCTTGTGGTGATGCGCCTGTTGCAATCGTGAACAATAAAACGATGTGCAGTTTCATGAGCAATGACAAATTAGATGCTTTGATTGATGAATTAAAAGCTAAAGCGAATTCAAATGTAAATGCAGCTGGAGGTGCAGCATGA
- a CDS encoding NADH-quinone oxidoreductase subunit J has product MMLEPKSILFYIFAAILVMAALRVITARNPVHAALFLVLSFFTAAAIWMLLHAEFLAILLVLVYVGAVMVLFLFVVMMLDLDLDHLRKGFKQYMPVASLVGAVIVAEMAIVLIRGFIGTSQPIRNMDPEVAANNTKALGILLYTEYLFSFEVAGIILLVAIISSVALTLRRRKDTKTQNIPDQIRTRKEDRVRIVTSMNADSSANKES; this is encoded by the coding sequence ATGATGCTAGAACCTAAATCAATCCTCTTTTATATCTTTGCCGCCATTTTGGTGATGGCTGCTTTGCGCGTGATCACTGCTCGCAATCCAGTTCATGCTGCATTGTTCTTGGTTTTATCTTTTTTTACAGCCGCTGCGATCTGGATGCTCTTGCACGCTGAGTTTTTAGCTATCTTGTTGGTCTTGGTCTATGTGGGTGCGGTGATGGTCTTGTTCTTATTCGTGGTCATGATGCTAGACCTCGACTTGGATCATTTGCGCAAAGGCTTCAAGCAATACATGCCAGTGGCTTCTTTGGTGGGTGCGGTGATTGTGGCTGAGATGGCGATTGTGTTGATTCGTGGCTTTATCGGTACCAGCCAGCCAATCAGAAACATGGATCCTGAAGTGGCAGCCAATAACACCAAAGCTTTGGGCATCTTGCTTTACACCGAATACTTATTCAGTTTTGAAGTCGCCGGCATTATTTTGTTGGTGGCGATCATTTCTTCAGTGGCTTTGACTTTGCGTCGTCGCAAAGACACCAAAACACAAAATATTCCTGATCAAATTCGCACAAGAAAAGAAGATCGTGTGCGCATAGTCACCTCTATGAATGCTGATTCATCAGCCAATAAAGAATCTTAG
- the nuoI gene encoding NADH-quinone oxidoreductase subunit NuoI has translation MFQRIREFFGSLLLRELLQGMALTGKYLFKPKITVQYPEEKTPMSPRFRGLHALRRYPNGEERCIACKLCEAVCPAMAITIESDQRDDGTRRTTRYDIDLTKCIFCGFCEEACPVDAIVETHIHEYHGEKRGDLYFTKDMLLAVGDRYENEIAANKTADAKYK, from the coding sequence ATGTTCCAACGTATCCGCGAATTCTTCGGCAGTCTGCTCTTAAGAGAGTTATTGCAAGGTATGGCTTTGACTGGTAAATATTTGTTCAAGCCAAAGATCACTGTGCAATACCCTGAAGAAAAAACTCCAATGTCTCCACGTTTTCGTGGTTTGCACGCTTTGCGTCGCTACCCGAATGGTGAAGAGCGTTGCATTGCTTGCAAACTATGTGAAGCAGTGTGCCCAGCCATGGCCATCACGATTGAATCAGATCAGCGTGATGATGGCACTCGCAGAACCACGCGTTATGACATCGATTTAACCAAGTGTATTTTCTGTGGCTTTTGCGAAGAGGCTTGCCCAGTGGATGCGATTGTTGAAACACATATTCATGAGTATCACGGCGAAAAGCGTGGTGACTTGTATTTCACGAAAGACATGTTGTTGGCCGTTGGCGATCGTTACGAAAACGAAATCGCTGCAAATAAAACAGCGGATGCTAAATACAAATGA
- the nuoG gene encoding NADH-quinone oxidoreductase subunit NuoG, with product MVEIEIDGKTVEIQQGSMVMDAAKKIGTHIPHFCYHKKLSIAANCRMCLVEVEKAPKPLPACATPVTPGMKVFTHSEKAVQAQKSVMEFLLINHPLDCPICDQGGECQLQDLAVGYGKTTSRYDEEKRVVFHKNVGPLISMEEMSRCIHCTRCVRFGQEIAGVMELGMLNRGEHSEITSFVGKTVDSELSGNMIDLCPVGALTSKPFRYSARTWELGRKRSVSPHDSLGSNVVMQTKANQVLRTVPLENEAINECWISDKDRFAYEGLNSKDRLKNPMVKQNNQWIETDWESALDYVARSLSSIKQDHGSDAIAALAHPISSVEELYLLKTLMTGLGSDNTETRLRAQDVSGAPTAPWLGMKIAEVSQLQRAFFIGSFLRKDQPLLAVRVRAATKRGLKVTRLGASTEDWLMPVAASAQVSPANWPAELAGVAAAVAQAKGVSAPSNAAISAQAKAIADSLLSGERKAVFLGAAAMAHPQFAQLHAYAQFIANQTEATLGCLPEGGNAVGAHIVKAVSASGINGLMAKNLKAVLLMNIEPGADLIDPQLAKQALAKAGTVIAMTAFDSAELREVADVLLPITPYTETSGSFINLEGSLQTTQAVVKPLGSARPAWKVLRVLGNLMNIDGFYFNSSDEVLDEAVPKNFAEQLNNKTAAAPAITSTFTPAIERLADVTIHSSDAIVRRAPALQLTQDAKKALKLGVPTDLMMQLQLKEGDVVRVTQAGSSVNMPVTEERALTSGVVRLSAGTAFSAQLGGMFGQLSVERV from the coding sequence ATGGTTGAAATCGAAATTGATGGCAAAACAGTAGAAATCCAACAGGGTTCTATGGTGATGGATGCGGCTAAGAAAATTGGCACGCACATCCCTCATTTTTGTTATCACAAGAAATTGTCAATCGCGGCTAACTGTCGCATGTGTTTGGTTGAAGTTGAGAAAGCTCCTAAGCCATTGCCTGCTTGCGCAACTCCAGTAACACCTGGCATGAAAGTGTTCACGCATTCAGAAAAAGCAGTGCAGGCACAAAAATCAGTGATGGAATTTTTGTTGATCAACCATCCTTTGGATTGCCCGATTTGCGATCAAGGTGGTGAGTGTCAATTGCAAGACTTGGCAGTGGGTTACGGTAAAACCACATCGCGCTACGATGAAGAGAAGCGCGTGGTCTTCCACAAGAATGTTGGCCCATTGATTTCAATGGAAGAAATGAGCCGTTGTATTCACTGCACTCGTTGCGTTCGTTTTGGTCAAGAGATTGCTGGTGTGATGGAGTTGGGCATGCTCAACCGCGGCGAGCATTCAGAAATCACTTCATTCGTTGGTAAGACTGTTGACTCAGAGTTGTCTGGCAACATGATTGATCTTTGCCCAGTGGGTGCATTGACCAGCAAGCCATTCCGTTATTCAGCACGTACTTGGGAGTTAGGTCGTAAGCGTTCTGTGAGCCCGCATGATTCTTTGGGTTCTAACGTGGTGATGCAAACCAAAGCCAATCAAGTATTGCGCACAGTGCCTTTGGAAAACGAAGCCATTAATGAATGCTGGATCAGCGATAAAGATCGCTTTGCCTATGAAGGCTTGAACAGCAAAGACCGTTTGAAAAATCCAATGGTCAAGCAAAATAATCAATGGATTGAAACAGACTGGGAGTCTGCTTTAGATTATGTGGCACGTTCTTTGTCATCGATCAAGCAAGATCATGGCTCTGATGCCATCGCTGCTTTGGCCCACCCAATCTCAAGTGTTGAAGAGTTGTATCTTCTAAAGACGCTCATGACTGGTTTGGGATCTGACAATACTGAAACACGTTTGCGCGCGCAAGATGTGAGTGGTGCACCGACTGCGCCATGGTTGGGCATGAAGATTGCTGAAGTGAGCCAATTACAAAGAGCTTTCTTCATCGGCAGTTTCTTGCGTAAAGATCAACCTTTGTTGGCAGTTAGAGTTCGTGCTGCTACCAAGCGTGGCTTAAAAGTCACTCGTTTAGGTGCCAGCACCGAAGACTGGTTGATGCCAGTGGCTGCCAGCGCTCAAGTTTCACCGGCCAATTGGCCAGCTGAATTGGCGGGTGTTGCTGCAGCGGTTGCACAAGCGAAGGGCGTGAGTGCTCCAAGTAATGCTGCCATCAGTGCACAAGCAAAAGCCATTGCAGATAGCTTATTAAGTGGCGAGCGTAAGGCAGTGTTCTTGGGCGCAGCAGCGATGGCTCATCCACAGTTCGCACAATTGCATGCTTACGCACAGTTCATTGCAAACCAAACAGAAGCTACTTTGGGATGCTTGCCTGAGGGTGGTAACGCTGTGGGTGCACACATTGTTAAGGCTGTTTCTGCGTCAGGCATCAATGGCTTGATGGCAAAAAATCTTAAAGCAGTCTTGCTCATGAATATTGAGCCAGGTGCAGATTTGATTGACCCGCAATTGGCCAAGCAAGCTCTTGCAAAAGCGGGCACTGTGATTGCCATGACTGCTTTTGATAGTGCTGAACTTCGTGAAGTGGCCGATGTTCTATTGCCTATCACGCCATACACAGAAACTTCTGGTAGCTTCATCAATTTAGAAGGTAGCTTGCAAACCACACAAGCGGTGGTCAAGCCTTTAGGTTCAGCACGTCCTGCTTGGAAGGTGCTTCGTGTTCTAGGTAACTTGATGAACATCGATGGTTTCTATTTCAATAGTTCTGATGAGGTGTTGGACGAAGCGGTTCCTAAAAACTTTGCTGAACAGTTAAATAACAAGACAGCTGCTGCTCCTGCAATTACAAGCACATTCACCCCAGCGATCGAGCGCTTGGCGGATGTGACGATTCATTCAAGTGATGCGATTGTGCGCCGTGCGCCTGCTTTGCAGTTGACGCAAGATGCGAAGAAGGCTTTGAAGTTGGGTGTACCAACTGATCTCATGATGCAACTGCAGCTCAAAGAGGGTGATGTTGTGCGTGTTACTCAAGCTGGATCTTCAGTGAATATGCCAGTGACAGAAGAGCGTGCATTGACCAGCGGTGTTGTCAGACTTTCTGCAGGCACAGCATTCAGTGCTCAATTGGGCGGAATGTTTGGTCAATTATCTGTGGAGCGTGTATGA
- the nuoF gene encoding NADH-quinone oxidoreductase subunit NuoF, with amino-acid sequence MTSLHTRHIQPLILKGLDGNNWRLKDYVARGGYAQLKRILTEGITPEAVIAEVKASGLRGRGGAGFPTGLKWSFMPRQFPGDKYLVCNTDEGEPGTFKDRDIMRYNPHALIEGMAIAAYAMGIAVGYNYIHGEIWHEYARFEEALEEARAAGFLGNKICGSEFSFQLHAHHGWGAYICGEETALLESLEGKKGQPRFKPPFPASFGLYGKPTTINNTETFSAVPFIFEIGGEAYAKLGKPNNGGTKIFSISGDVERPGNYEIPLGTSFATLLELAGGMRGGKKIKAVIPGGSSAPVIPGAMMMETDMDYDSIAKAGSMLGSGAVIVMDETRCMVKSLLRLSYFYHEESCGQCTPCREGTGWLWRIVNRIEHGEGRPEDLDLLNDVAANIQGRTICALGDAAAMPVRGMLKHYMDEFAYHVEHKRCIVPAYV; translated from the coding sequence ATGACCAGTTTGCACACACGTCATATTCAGCCTTTGATCCTTAAGGGTCTTGATGGTAATAACTGGCGTTTAAAAGATTACGTTGCGCGCGGTGGTTATGCGCAGCTCAAAAGAATTTTGACTGAAGGCATCACGCCTGAAGCGGTGATTGCTGAAGTAAAAGCCTCTGGTCTGCGTGGCCGTGGTGGTGCAGGTTTCCCAACGGGTTTGAAGTGGAGTTTTATGCCACGTCAGTTCCCTGGCGATAAATACTTGGTGTGTAATACCGATGAAGGCGAGCCTGGTACGTTCAAGGATCGCGACATCATGCGTTACAACCCGCATGCTTTGATTGAAGGCATGGCGATTGCTGCATACGCCATGGGTATTGCAGTTGGTTACAACTACATTCACGGTGAAATTTGGCACGAGTACGCTCGCTTTGAAGAAGCTTTAGAAGAAGCCCGCGCGGCTGGATTCTTGGGCAACAAGATTTGTGGCTCTGAGTTCTCATTCCAATTGCATGCTCATCATGGTTGGGGCGCTTACATCTGCGGTGAAGAGACAGCGCTTTTAGAATCTTTAGAAGGTAAAAAAGGTCAGCCACGTTTCAAGCCACCTTTCCCAGCAAGTTTTGGTTTGTACGGTAAACCAACAACGATCAATAACACTGAAACATTCTCAGCTGTGCCATTCATTTTTGAAATTGGTGGTGAGGCTTATGCCAAGTTAGGTAAGCCTAATAATGGCGGCACAAAGATCTTCTCAATTTCTGGTGACGTTGAACGTCCTGGTAACTATGAGATTCCATTGGGCACATCCTTTGCCACTCTTTTAGAGTTGGCGGGCGGTATGCGCGGCGGTAAAAAAATCAAAGCAGTGATCCCTGGTGGTTCATCAGCCCCTGTTATTCCAGGCGCAATGATGATGGAAACGGACATGGATTACGACAGCATTGCTAAGGCTGGCTCAATGCTTGGTTCTGGTGCGGTGATTGTGATGGACGAAACGCGTTGCATGGTGAAGTCTTTGTTGCGTTTATCTTATTTCTATCACGAAGAATCTTGTGGCCAGTGCACACCATGCCGTGAAGGTACCGGTTGGTTGTGGCGCATTGTTAATCGCATTGAGCATGGAGAAGGTCGTCCAGAAGACTTGGATCTTTTGAATGACGTTGCTGCGAATATTCAAGGTAGAACAATTTGTGCATTGGGTGATGCTGCGGCAATGCCTGTGCGGGGCATGTTGAAGCATTACATGGATGAGTTTGCGTATCACGTTGAGCACAAGCGCTGCATTGTGCCGGCATACGTTTAA